A window of Drosophila sulfurigaster albostrigata strain 15112-1811.04 chromosome X, ASM2355843v2, whole genome shotgun sequence genomic DNA:
GTTCTTGCAATCGGCCAACTGGTTAAACAAATACTGCAAACGCTTCGCATCGTGTGTGATGCCCAGCAGCTCCTTGGGCGTCGGCACTTTGCCGGTAACATGGACAGCAACTGCCTCCAGATACGGATTGATGGCGCCATTGTACAACTGCTCCAGGCTGGTCAACACAACACGCAATGCCTCGCACGACAAATCGAAACTGAGATTCGTATTCCGACGCAGTGCATCGACAATTTGATAGACATCCGATGACTCCACCTTTAGCTGACCTCGGCCATTGCTCGATGATGACGCTGCCGCTGttcccgctgctgctgcagcagctgcgagACGATGCGATGGCGATGGACTCTCGATGCTGTCGTCTAGCGCTTGACTGTTGTCGGCACTATTGATGGCCGGATTTGTGCAGCCATTGCATCCAtcatcatcgacatcgacatcatcatcctcatcgctCGCCTCATCCGATTTATCCTCCGCTCCCTGGCTGAGACTCAGACTCTGTGGCTCAGCATGCGTTGGTTTCCGAGTCGATGACGACGCCGTCGCCgctcctgctgctgccgacGATGAAGCAGCCGACGATGAGTTGGCCGCTGCTGCTGAATTGCCGTTGGCTGGCGTTGCCGAATTTGACGCAGTCGCAACACCGTTGGCCGCACTCAGTTGACTGGTCTCCTTGTATGTGGTGACCACATCTTCACtggtcgtcgttgtcgttgtggttgtctCCGATGGCTCCGAGGTGATGCTATTATCCTGTGCCATCTCCGAGGCTGTGACTTTCtgtgctgccgccgccgctgccgctgcagctgctgctgcggttgccgctgctgctgctgttgatgtgcTGGCCACCTGAGGAGGAGCTGGCagcggctgttgctgctgctgcaactgttgctgcggTGTCTGTATGGTGCAACTGCTGCTCTGCAGCTGCATGCTGCCCATGCTGGGCGATTCGGGCATGGCATGTGGCACACTAACGCCCACCGCTGGACTCGACATGCTCTTCTTGCTCATGTCCAGACGCTTTGTGGCAGGCGGACTGTTTTGTTGCGATTGCAACgcttgttgatgctgctgttggtgctgcaactgttgctggtGCGAAGAGTGTGGATGCGAGTGTGAATGGCGATGCGAATGACTGTGACTGCCACTCAGCTGCTTGTCGCTGTAGCTGTGCGAATAGGACAACGATGAGTCTCCGTCACGTTCCGAACTCTCCTGCAAAAAAGGGATATCAATTGAATGCacttaaaatgattaaaaattgttgtatgCATACGGCATAGAGACGCTCCATGGTGTGCTTCTTTTCGCGCAGACGGTCGAGCAGCTCGTCCTTGGACATAATGCCATTGATCTCCGGATCCGTGCACTTTTCCAGCGATTCAATCGATGAGTTGAGAAAACTGATGAGAAAATCATGCTCCACCTGCAAATCGATTAGTTGCAAACTCTTTTTCAAACtcatttttctcatttttgccttttgaGCACTCACCTTAATCTTCATTACGTAATTGGATGGCACAAAGCCAATGTTGCCCTTCATGCTAACCACTTGCCACCAATTACGTTGGCGTGCCGATGTCtgatatagtataaaatattcgCCCTCATCGAAACTGATCGTTTTGGGATAAACCGCTTGGAAATCGTATAGTGCCTTGAGCATCTCGATGCCGTTGCCCGATGAGGTATCGATAGCACCTGCACCACCTTGTCCACCTCCACTTCCACCAACGCCAGCTCCAAGCTCACTTGACGTCGACgccgctgctgcagtcgaTGATGCTGTTGTCcctactgctgttgctgttgttgttggtgttgctgtagGCGAtgctggcgctgctgctgctgtaacGTAAGCACAAATAAGTGTGACCCTTTGCTTGATTAAATCTCTCTTTTAAAGCTTGTAATTATAGTGTTGTAAAAGGGGCGtgaacagcacacacacataagcacaattgcacacacactcacacacacacacacacgcgggCCAAACAAATGCCGCAGCGAAGCgaattcttcttttctttagtgtttttttttttgcttctttctttcttttattattttgtgccCTGTGCTTAAGGCCCTTCCTGGCAGCCAGGCGCTAAAAAGTTCACTGCCGAGGGCCCCAAAACTGCTGACTGTTGGCATGCctggtcacacacacacacacacagtagaACACACACTgagaaagtgagagagcgaggcgagtgagtgtgagagcgCATATAGAAGAAAGGAATGACGCCtgcagcaaaggcaaaaattACAATAGAGCGCGCACAggaaaaatgcaattttcatatttctcttttttttttttttgttttacagcATTTGCATACATTGTTTTgcctttcacacacacacacttacagaGGCTCCGCTAAAAGCTTCTGTCGCTTTGTCgctgaaaataacaaaagaaaggcaaaggcaacgcgacaacggcaacgacaatgTTTCAAAACAGGACGTCGTATCACTTGTGCGCGCTCTCACGCGCCCcattcactcactctctctctggttCGTTCTGTCTTCCTCGTTCACTCACTCTCTTCCTAATTTGCTCTCttcgttattttttgttgtatctAACTAATTCAACCGTCAATTGCTGCTACTGCGGCGACCATTGTCACCTGCACTCAcccacacacgtacacacttATACACTTACACACGTGCAGTGTGCATGAGTGTGTGCAAATTTGTCGAAAAAGTTAAACAACCCACTTacccatatttttttgtagcacACACTGTTTTTGTCTTTCCACTTGTTTATGTCTGTCTCTGAGCAAAGCGCGCTTggctgtgtgtatgtgtgtgtgtgtgtgtgtgtgcagtccGACTTTCGTATTGTGCTTTTTACGCCTGTTCCAGTTTTGTCGTTTTGCCGTTAACCAAGGACGTTTACGTTACGTTTATTCCGACTGTTTTTGTCTCTTGTCTTTACGCCACTTGGCAACACtgtctgctgcttctgctcctattgttgttgttgttgttgctgctgatgggcgttgtttattgttgtcgaagatgatgatgttgttgttgttgttgttgtgtttgcggTTGCTCGCCTTGCCAGGAATTGTCGTGCAACGTCTTTTGTATGCGATAGCGAAACTTCTTTATTGCTATCGCTTTGGGCGTGTTTCGCTATTTCTCATAAATATCcgcatacataaatatgtatctatattcacatatttacatacatacatatgtatgtatgtatgtatgtatgatgcAGTTGTCGTTTATTTAtcacttgttgttgcctgccCTTAGGCGCCTGCAAGAAGAACGAACAAGCACAAATTTAatacgcacacacgcacaagcacacgcacacactcacacccactTTGTCACACCCAACTTTGATTTAatggaattgcaatatttgaCGTTTTTCATTTCGCAGTTCCGTGTATCTCTAATGATGCTCTCATTTTAtgctttacacacacacacaaacacgcctCATATAATCGTGATGCTAAAACACGGAAGCGTTAATGCAAAGGACTCAACACAGAGCATCgcttgtatgtatgtatgtatgtctgtagGTGTGTGTACATCTACTCCACCCAAGCGCActcacacacgtacacacacatacgtcgGCGCACTTGGCGGTGTAACGGTATTTTTCGTGTTTGTTTTGCTCGAAAAGCGGTATGTGAAGCACAACACAaattacaaacatacatacacacatcgatatgtagtatgtatgtCTGTGAATGCAATGAGTCAAACTAAGTGCGAGATTCTTAAATGCCAAAATGtgacttttaataaaataaatacacttgcCGCAAACACGTGCACATATAAAGATAACTCTTCcttattatttaatcaattgTTTCGACTGAATTAAATTGCATACTTAAACTCATTGCACGCCGCACTCTGTCGAACATCCATCACTCACTTAGGCAAATGTCAAATATTGTATGCACCGTTTAGCCATTGAATataaccaacaaaaaaaagaacacttGATGAACACAATTTATCGtccgaaaataaaaaagaatatatgtatgtatgtattttaatattgaatctTAATGAGGCTcaatatgtaaacaaaaagAGACTACAGCGTCGCAACTTTGCAGAAAGTTTCAACAAACTTTAAAAAGCTTGCGCTGTGAGCTTTTTATTAACAGCTGTGATTGGGGtgtgaaatataccaaaaacacaGGCGATAATTGCCGCTGGTTACACTTCATgcggtatattggtatattttggctATGACAAGGCGCGTAATTTAAAAGTGAACTGCGATTGTCATCGTTATTTCGAATGtgcatacaataaaaattcattaggaaacttttgttgcacattgttcattttatttgcaatttttcttgttgtgtttggtatacatatgtagttaaTAATATGCACTTGATGTCAACAAAATACTGTTACACGCTCATGGCCAGGGCTGGCAAATCAACATGAATCAAATTcaaacatacatttttgtgttttctttttttaatataaacttaAATGCTGTGCTCACCACGCCATGTGCAAGACAATTGTTCAAGTgcaatacatttcatttaaattggctaaaaatattatttgaacgAATTAAGTGGCTTTTGGTTACCATTTTTCATCCTCATTGTTCgttcatatgtatgtgtgggttGTGTATAACTACTTGTATAAGTACAATGTGAATTTGttgttaagttttttttttttagcaagtCAATTggttgtatatgtatatagtagtaATGCAGCACGTTCTGATCATGCCCAAATTCATTCTTTCTATTTACTTTACGCTAAACTAGTTAAAAACTTCGCTCAATTCTCCATTGTTTCCCTAACTGTTCTCtattatcgtttttttttttttaatttcgtgttttcattgttttcaattcatttcttAAACTTGTTCATAACTACATTATAAGTACATCATCTCTAATCATTTTTTcatcattgtttttgtttttgtttttttttgttttctcattCAGAAGGCATTTTATCAAAAAAGTTTCGATCGTTCAgaacatgcatatgtattgtatgtatgtatgtaaaaaagtaaacagttatatataaatatgtatataaattgttgtgtataagtatatatactatataagtatgtatatgcTTTGATTATAGAACAACGGCTTTAAATGAgaattttcttatttcatttcatttcattcaatctttctttttttacggCACAAGGAATCAAcgtataatatacaatattcaacaatagttttgttttaatgatttcttgttgttgtttattctttttttctttagctTGGCTTGCGGCCATCAAAAACCGCAGTAATAAagttgtaatataataatatttaataatcataatagtaatagtgttacatatacatacacaataaattataatagcACAATTTGCTTGTTTATCAAATACgtgtaaaaatttaataacagcaggccaaaaaaataatggatatatatatataataataaagtaaacaaagaatataataataataaaaaaaagataatagatttgtatattttgaactattTGCGTTATGGTTAGTTGATTTGAGAGATTGAATTTatattggattttttttttcttttttttttgggtctaCTCAATTTACGTAATAGTACAATAGagataataatacaaaacatacagatttatatagatatatataaaaatataatagtgttaataaaaaaaaaataataataataaaaaatatatatgtatttataataataagtagCCAGTAGTTATATCCATAATTAGTTGTATTGTGTAATAGGTTTTGttggtttactttttttgtattttttttttttaattttttggtttttcaacTAGCATTTTTTCAAACATCTATCTGTTCCACAATCCATCCACATCCATTTGCTAGTCGTAGCCTTACAGCCATTCTTTATACTCCTTCCTCGATTCCTCGACATCAtctattgtttctttttttttttgccacagCCGCccaaacacttttttttatgcgttttcttcagtttgtttgttttttgtttaggtGCATTTGGGCTAATTTTggttaaattttttgttagaattatgctataaaaatagtaatattgaaaatgttgccGGGGCCCCGAAAATGTGCGCTAGTTTTGCGTCCCTTCAATCTGTTCATCCTTCCTTCCTTTGATCCTtctatcatcatcatcatctatCATCTATCCCATCGATTCGGCGACTGGTCTTTTCCTGCATCCTTgcaagctgcagttgcaattgcagttgccactttgttgcatgttgtgtGTTGCCTGTGTTGCTCATCACTTACATGTCCATTGCAATTTGAGCTGCTGCCCCGATTTTTGgtagcagcatcagcagcaacaactgtgtTGCCCAGCCACATCTTGACACACAATAtttatagatacatatattcaGGATACACATATATGCATagatttgtatgtgtgtgtgtgtgtgtgagagagattgttttgttgttatattttgtgttctgcttgtaatttgttgtggatttttgttggttgttgttgttgttgttgttgtattgtgtttactttgttttcttcatttctcTTCTTTGTTGATTCTTGTGTGCTCTTTCTTGCTTTCCCTTTGCGAACTCAGCGCGATCATTTATCCTCGCAGCAACCGTTCTTGGCCAGCTGCTTCTGCAGCGCATGCGGAATGAAATCTTTCGTCTTGGAATGATTGCCTTGTCCAAGCAGCGCCGGCTCAATGTGTTTGCCCTCCTGGATGCGTTGAATGCACTTCAACAGATCATAGTTGATGCTCTCGCTAACCACCGAATCTTGTCTGCAAATAATGATTGGAATTtagcatgtgtttgtgtgtgattaTTACAATTTGCCAACTCACTTGTAGTCCGGATGGCTAAGCACCTGATCGCGTATCCAGGTGGCTGTGGTGACAAGTTCGCCGGCGGCACGCTTCTGTATGAAGCGCAGATACTGTTCAATGGTGCAGTGTGTGTCCGTGTCCACCTCCATGGACTGCAGATAGCTGCGAATGAGTGGCACCAGGCCTGGGAATACACCGGGCTGCAAGCAAACGAAGAT
This region includes:
- the LOC133847220 gene encoding NCK-interacting protein with SH3 domain isoform X3, coding for MLKALYDFQAVYPKTISFDEGEYFILYQTSARQRNWWQVVSMKGNIGFVPSNYVMKIKVEHDFLISFLNSSIESLEKCTDPEINGIMSKDELLDRLREKKHTMERLYAESSERDGDSSLSYSHSYSDKQLSGSHSHSHRHSHSHPHSSHQQQLQHQQQHQQALQSQQNSPPATKRLDMSKKSMSSPAVGVSVPHAMPESPSMGSMQLQSSSCTIQTPQQQLQQQQQPLPAPPQVASTSTAAAAATAAAAAAAAAAAAQKVTASEMAQDNSITSEPSETTTTTTTTSEDVVTTYKETSQLSAANGVATASNSATPANGNSAAAANSSSAASSSAAAGAATASSSTRKPTHAEPQSLSLSQGAEDKSDEASDEDDDVDVDDDGCNGCTNPAINSADNSQALDDSIESPSPSHRLAAAAAAAGTAAASSSSNGRGQLKVESSDVYQIVDALRRNTNLSFDLSCEALRVVLTSLEQLYNGAINPYLEAVAVHVTGKVPTPKELLGITHDAKRLQYLFNQLADCKNDTEQRTWMLYEDEEDIIQFLEELVEILNNADENISCYEMSCDQYQMFINLVQYYQMETRWSIKRLLLQTFTAACHLDHIIVDILLTSVLPLEIVEDMKAHFANLDRFKQLVKMLTIIFSLGQLMPVNHQDYLGVHFASFLLEIVEGNNPEVLVDMVIALILAFNQQFSEHAVNVIIEAMQNLPTAKVFTEKLLLLLNREDDPTRLLKHHNEHMNTVLRMFIDIFSHPDTAGMFYTNDIKVLIDIVVRQLSDLDAGNVLRPCYLELCRRILRNTNYQEHQHRKHDLMKIFTRIFCEETECSASDQQLVREIANEFPQLFKA
- the LOC133847220 gene encoding NCK-interacting protein with SH3 domain isoform X2 yields the protein MAAAPASPTATPTTTATAVGTTASSTAAAASTSSELGAGVGGSGGGQGGAGAIDTSSGNGIEMLKALYDFQAVYPKTISFDEGEYFILYQTSARQRNWWQVVSMKGNIGFVPSNYVMKIKVEHDFLISFLNSSIESLEKCTDPEINGIMSKDELLDRLREKKHTMERLYAESSERDGDSSLSYSHSYSDKQLSGSHSHSHRHSHSHPHSSHQQQLQHQQQHQQALQSQQNSPPATKRLDMSKKSMSSPAVGVSVPHAMPESPSMGSMQLQSSSCTIQTPQQQLQQQQQPLPAPPQVASTSTAAAAATAAAAAAAAAAAAQKVTASEMAQDNSITSEPSETTTTTTTTSEDVVTTYKETSQLSAANGVATASNSATPANGNSAAAANSSSAASSSAAAGAATASSSTRKPTHAEPQSLSLSQGAEDKSDEASDEDDDVDVDDDGCNGCTNPAINSADNSQALDDSIESPSPSHRLAAAAAAAGTAAASSSSNGRGQLKVESSDVYQIVDALRRNTNLSFDLSCEALRVVLTSLEQLYNGAINPYLEAVAVHVTGKVPTPKELLGITHDAKRLQYLFNQLADCKNDTEQRTWMLYEDEEDIIQFLEELVEILNNADENISCYEMSCDQYQMFINLVQYYQMETRWSIKRLLLQTFTAACHLDHIIVDILLTSVLPLEIVEDMKAHFANLDRFKQLVKMLTIIFSLGQLMPVNHQDYLGVHFASFLLEIVEGNNPEVLVDMVIALILAFNQQFSEHAVNVIIEAMQNLPTAKVFTEKLLLLLNREDDPTRLLKHHNEHMNTVLRMFIDIFSHPDTAGMFYTNDIKVLIDIVVRQLSDLDAGNVLRPCYLELCRRILRNTNYQEHQHRKHDLMKIFTRIFCEETECSASDQQLVREIANEFPQLFKA
- the LOC133847220 gene encoding NCK-interacting protein with SH3 domain isoform X1, yielding MAAAAPASPTATPTTTATAVGTTASSTAAAASTSSELGAGVGGSGGGQGGAGAIDTSSGNGIEMLKALYDFQAVYPKTISFDEGEYFILYQTSARQRNWWQVVSMKGNIGFVPSNYVMKIKVEHDFLISFLNSSIESLEKCTDPEINGIMSKDELLDRLREKKHTMERLYAESSERDGDSSLSYSHSYSDKQLSGSHSHSHRHSHSHPHSSHQQQLQHQQQHQQALQSQQNSPPATKRLDMSKKSMSSPAVGVSVPHAMPESPSMGSMQLQSSSCTIQTPQQQLQQQQQPLPAPPQVASTSTAAAAATAAAAAAAAAAAAQKVTASEMAQDNSITSEPSETTTTTTTTSEDVVTTYKETSQLSAANGVATASNSATPANGNSAAAANSSSAASSSAAAGAATASSSTRKPTHAEPQSLSLSQGAEDKSDEASDEDDDVDVDDDGCNGCTNPAINSADNSQALDDSIESPSPSHRLAAAAAAAGTAAASSSSNGRGQLKVESSDVYQIVDALRRNTNLSFDLSCEALRVVLTSLEQLYNGAINPYLEAVAVHVTGKVPTPKELLGITHDAKRLQYLFNQLADCKNDTEQRTWMLYEDEEDIIQFLEELVEILNNADENISCYEMSCDQYQMFINLVQYYQMETRWSIKRLLLQTFTAACHLDHIIVDILLTSVLPLEIVEDMKAHFANLDRFKQLVKMLTIIFSLGQLMPVNHQDYLGVHFASFLLEIVEGNNPEVLVDMVIALILAFNQQFSEHAVNVIIEAMQNLPTAKVFTEKLLLLLNREDDPTRLLKHHNEHMNTVLRMFIDIFSHPDTAGMFYTNDIKVLIDIVVRQLSDLDAGNVLRPCYLELCRRILRNTNYQEHQHRKHDLMKIFTRIFCEETECSASDQQLVREIANEFPQLFKA